The Deltaproteobacteria bacterium HGW-Deltaproteobacteria-18 genome includes the window CCTCTGCAGAGAGGAAGGAGGCTGCCAGAAAAAGAAAAGTCAGCAGAGAATAGCGAGAGAAGCGGGTCATGACAAACTCCCTGTTGGATAATGGGTGTTTGTGTATCCAAGGTGCGCGTTGCGTCAAGCCGGAATTGTCCATGGACGGGAGCGGCCGCGCTTGCTGATCCGTTTTGGCGAACCGGCCGCGAGACGTATGTCATTTGAGGCGGATCGCATGTTTTTTGAGCAGCTCGTAGAGTCGCGCACGGGAGAGGCCCGATCGTTCGCAGGCCGTTGGTACATCGTTGCCGCAGAGTCCTAGCAATTGGCGCATGTAGGTATTTTCGAGCTGGCCGACCACGATTTCACGAACCTCGCGCAGAGGAGGCAGGTCGTCCCCCGGTGAAAACGGCAGGGGAATGGCGCCGTGAATGCGGCCGGGTTCGAGCAGGGTGGGCTGTTCCTTGTCCGGATTCTGGCGAAAGGAGTTCTTGGCGATGCTGATGCGCACATCCACAGGCAGATGGTGGCTGTACAGGGACGGTTCGTCCTGACAGTTGTCAATGGCGACGGCCATGGTGTTTACGAATTCGCGTACATTGCCCGGCCAGAGATAGGCATGGAGGGCGTTGAGAAATTCGGGGGTAAGCGTCTTGGCGGTGATGCCGCTCTCGCGGCAGGTTTTTTCCGTGTAATATTCGGCCAGCAGGAGGATGTCTTCCTTGCGGGAGCGCAGCGGGGGGATCTCGATCTGGTGACCGTTCAGGCGGTAGTAGAGATCGTTGCGGAAAAGTCCCTGCTCGACCATGAGGCGCAGGTCGCGGTTGGTGGCGGCGATGACCCTGAAATTGCTGCTGACTTCCTTCTCGGAACCGATGGGCCTGAATTTGTGCTCCTGCAGTACGCGCAGCAGGGATTTTTGCAGCTCAAGGCTCAGTTCTCCGATCTCATCCAGAAAAACCGTGCCGTTGTTGGCCAGCTTGAAGAGGCCGTCCCGGGCCTCGTGAGCGCTGGTGAAGGAACCCTTGGTATGGCCGAAGAGCGTGCTCTCTGCCAGCTGGGCGGACAGGTTCGTGCAGTCGATGACTACCAGCTTGCCGGGCGTTGCCCCGTTTTCGTGGATGCCTCTGGCGAAAAGTTCCTTGCCTGTGCCCGTCTCTCCGGTGATGATGACGTTGGCCTTGCTGCCCGCTGCCTTGCCCATGACCTCAAGGCAGCCCATGATGGCGGGGCTTTCTCCGATGATGGCGCTGCGCTTGACCTTGCGCGGCCCCCGGCTCTGCTCTTTGGAGGCCCGGTAGGCAATGGTCCGTTGCAGAATGAGCATGATGTTGTTCAGGGAGATGGGCTTGCCCACATAATCCCAGGCTCCGTTGGCGATGGCCAGGGTCGCGCCGTCAGAATCCCCGTCGCCGGTCAGGATGACAACCTCGGGCAGGGAGGGAAAGGACTGGAACTGCTTGATGTGCGCCAGTCCGTTGCCGTCGGGCAGGTTGACGTCGAGAAAGATCAGGTCGCAGTTCATGCTGCCAAGCTGGTCAAACGCATCCCTGATGCTCTGCGCGATCTGGCAGGGGTGTCCCATGCGTTCGATGATCCGCTGAAAGGAACGGGAAAAATCATGATCGTCATCAATTATGAGAATGTTGGCCATTTGTGACTCCAGAAAAAATATAAATCCGTTTTTGTCGGAATATGTCTGGAAAAGCAAGATTCTTGTGCGTGCAGATTTTTTCTGCGTCTGAACATGAAAATGACAAGCGGGCTGGTCTTTTTCAGGATTTGGGAATAAATTGAGTTCTTGAGCCTGAAAAAATTGTTTCTGCAGGTGCCGTCAGTCGTGAATTCCGGCTGAAACCGACGGGAAACGAAAAGGCAGGGACGGATTGTTGTTGGCGGTCTTTTATGTCAGCATGCAGGAGAACATTGAAATTGTGCAGATGGTGAATATGTTTGTTTCAGACTTGCCCAACGCAGGAGTGACACGTGGATATTGATGCGAGTGAAATGATTTCAGCAGGCAAGAGACGCAGTCCATATGGGGTGAGTGTTGCTTTTCTTTGCGCCATGCTGATGCTCTTTGCGGTTTGCCTTGTTCAGGCCGCAGATGGTCAGTCTTTGATCACCCAGCGCTGTCTGGGTTGTCATGGAATTGAGAAAAATTGCGAAGTCGCCACGAATGATCCGGATTGGTGGAAGGAAACGGTGCTGCGCATGGTCGAATACAAGAGCGATCTGCTGAGTGACGACGAGGCTGACCAGATCGCTCTTTTCCTGGCCGATGAGCAGCAGCGGGCCACGCTTTGTTCAGCTAATTGAAAGAACCCTTGAACACCTGGAGGACGCTATGAAATACGTAATGGGATGTCTTTTGGCCGGTCTTCTTTTCGCGTCGGTGGCTGTGGCTTCCGATGACCTCGGTGCCGAGCGCTATGCGAAAATGTGCAAAAGCTGTCACGGTGCCGATGGCACCAATACGGCCATGAGCCCACCCCTCAAGGGGATTTCGGTCGAAGAAGCGAAAACTGCCCTGGTCGGTTACAGGGAGCAGACATATGGCGGAAAAAAGAAGGCCATGATGGAAAGACTGGCCAAGTCCCTCACCGATGAGGACATCGAAGCCCTGGCCAACCATATTGGCACTTTTTAAGGACCTCATCGAATCGGTTCAAAAAGCCGATGAAAGTCCTTTTTTTGCGAAATTGCCGCCGGAGTCCAATTTTTCCGGCGTGCAGACCTTCACTCTTGAACCCAAATGCAGGCGAGCCTTTCCGATCTGGAAGGGCTCGTTTTTGAGGCCCGGATGCGCTTAGCCTTTCTTGTTTTCCTTTTTCTGGCATGGCCGGTGGTGGCATTCTCGCAGAGTTCGCTGCACAAGGCTCAGGATGCCGCGGCCGCAGTCACCGGGCATGACCATTCCACAATGAAGCAGGCCGAAGAGGCGCTGCATGCCGGACACGGGGACGCCGCCGCGCCGAAAATGGAACCCCTGGCCCAGGATCCCGCCATGGACGAAGATCCCGCGCAGGCCACGCACTCGGGGCAGACGCAGCCCGAGGCAATGCCTGTCGATCATTCCGGGCACATGACTCCGGCTTCCCCGGCTGGGCAGCCCGATCCCGCGTCTGCATCGGAGTCCACGCACGTTCAGCCCGAGCCTGAGCACGTCCATCCCGCGCCAGTGGCCGAACCCTCGGTCGGCGTGACGGAGAGGCTCGGAGAATTCATCGCCGCCGAAACCCGCTTCCTCGATGAGGACGGCAAGGCCGTGACCATGGGCGAGATAGTGGACAAGCCGACCATTGTCGTGCCCATCTATTTTTCCTGCCCCAATGTCTGCGCCATTATCCAGAGTTCGCTGACGGCGGTGCTGCCGGATGTGAAGCTTGCGCCCGGGGAAGATTTTCAAGTGGTCAGCGTCAGCTTCGACGACACGGACACACCGGAACTGGCTACCCGGCAGAAGCGCAATTACATGGCGGCCATGGACTTCAAGTATCCGGAAAACGGCTGGCGCTTTCTGACCGGCGACGAAGCCAATATCCGCGCGCTCATGGACTCCCTGGGGTTCGGCTTCAGGCGCGAGGGCAAGGATTTCATGCACCCGGTGGTCATCATGGCCGTCTCGCCCAAGGGCAAGATCGTGCGTTATCTCTACGGCACCAAGCCCCTGTCTTTCGACCTGACCATGGCCGCCACCGAGGCGGGCAAGGAGCAGATCGGGCTGTCGGTCAAGCGCGTGCTGGCCTATTGTTTTTCCTATGACCCCGAAGGCAAGCGCTACGCCTTCAATTTCATGAAGATAACAGGCACCGGCATCCTGTTCATCCTGGCCGTATTGCTGGTCTCGCTCATGCTTGCCGGCCGCAAGAAACGCACTCCCCGAAATTAAGCCCGCAAAAGAGGTTTTCACGCATGCATTCCCCCGGTGAAACCGTGCCCTTTCTGGACCCCTATCCGGGCCGAAGCGGCATCCTGTCCTGGATCTTCTCCACCGACCACAAGCGCATAGGCATGCTCTACCTGTGGTCCATCCTGAGCATGTTTGCGGTCGGCGCGGTGCTTGGCGTGCTCATGCGTCTGGAGCTCATTGCGCCGGGCCGGGACATCATGGACGCCCAGACCTACAACGCCATGTTCACCCTGCACGGCGTGGTCATGATTTTTCTCTTCGTCATTCCCGGCATTCCCGCTGCCTTCGGCAACATCCTGCTGCCCCTGCAGATCGGGGCCGAAGACGTGTCCTTTCCGCGTCTGAACATCTTCTCCTGGTGGCTGTACCTGACCGGAGCCTGTCTGGCCGTGACCAGCCTCTTCACCGGGGGAGGCCCTCCGGACACGGGCTGGACCTTTTACGTGCCCTTCAGCGAGCGGACCACGACCAACGTCTCCCTGGCAGTGGTCGCGGTCTTCATTCTCGGCTTTTCGTCCATCCTGACGGGGCTGAACTTCATCACAACCATCCATCGCCTGCGTGCTCCCCAGATGAACTGGGGCAAGCTGCCGCTCTTCACCTGGTCGCTTTACGCCACAGCCTGGATTCAGCTGCTGGCCACGCCTGTACTGGGCATCACCGTGGCCCTGATCTTCATCGAGAGGTGGCTCGGCATCGGACTCTTCGATCCCTCCAAGGGCGGGGACCCTCTCCTGTACCAGCATCTTTTCTGGATTTATTCTCACCCGGCCGTTTACATCATGATCGTTCCGGCCATGGGCGTGGTCTCCGAGATCATCCCGGCTTTCGCGCGCAAGTCCATCTTCGGCTACAAGGCCATCGCCATATCGAGCCTGGCCATCGCCTTCGCCGGTTCCCTGGTCTGGGCGCATCACATGTTCACCAGCGGCATGAGCGACACCGCCGTCATGGTTTTCTCCTTTCTGACCTTCGTGGTGGCCATTCCCTCGGCCATCAAGGTCTTCAACTGGGTGGCCACCCTGTACAAGGGTTCCATCTATCTGGAGCCGCCGCTCATGTTCGCGCTCGGCTTCATCTTCCTCTTTTCGGCCGGAGGGTTGACCGGGCTGGTGCTGGGCTCGGCGGGCACGGACATTCACGTCCATGACACCTATTTCGTGGTTGCCCATTTTCACTACGTCATCTTCGGCGGCACGGGATTCGGGCTCTTCGCGGCCATGCATTTCTGGTTCCCCAAGATCTTCGGGCGCATGTACGACCGCCGCATGGCAAACTTGAGCTGGTACCTGCTTATCGGCGGGTTCAACATGCTCTATTTCCCCATGTTCGTGATCGGGCTGCAGGGCATGCCGCGCCGCTATTACGACTACCTGCCCATGTACCAGACCGGGCAGATGGTCTCGACCATCGGTTCCTGGGTGCTGGTCGCGGGGCTCATCGTCATGTTCTACGGCCTGTCCAAATGTCTGTCCGGGCCACGCACCGTGGGCAATAACCCATGGGGAGCGGCCACCCTGGAGTGGACCCTGCCGAGCCCGCCGCCGCACCTGACCTTTCTCGATCCGCCGGACGTGCCGCGCGGCCCATATTCCTACGAGGGGGTGCAGCGCGATGAGTGAGGCACACAAGGATTACACCGGCGACAAGTTCGGGATGTGGCTTTTTCTGTTCACCGAGATCCTGCTCTTCGGCGGACTCTTTCTGCTTTATTCGGTCTATCTGCACCGTTATCCGGCGGAGTTCCATGAAGGCGGACTGCAGCTGAGCCGCGTCTTCGGCACTCTCAACACGGTCGTGCTCATCACCTCCAGCCTGACCGTGGCCCTGGCCATATCCGCCCTGCAACAGGGCAGAAAAACGCTCTGCCTCTGGCTATTGACCGCGACCATCGCCCTGGCCGGGGTCTTCATGGTCAACAAGTTTTTCGAATGGTCGGCCAAGATCGGCCACGGCATATACCCTGGTTCGCCGGAGATGGCGGCCGGCTCCGGAGGGGCGAACATCTTCTTCGGCCTGTACTACGTCATGACCGGAGCCCACGGCCTGCATGTGATCATCGGTGCGGCGATCCTTGGCTTTTGCATGCTGCGCATCTGGCAGGGCCGGGTCACGCCCGACGATTTCGGGCTGCTCGAGAACGGCGGCCTGTATTGGCATCTGGTCGATCTGGTCTGGATTTTCCTTTTCCCACTTTTTTACCTGATCAGCTGACATGACTACACAAAAACACATTCTGCCCTTTGCCCTGCTGACAAGAATCTGGCTGGCCCTCATGGTCCTGACCGGGGTCACGGTGGGTGTCGCGAGCTTCGATTTCGGCTATCTGAACGTGCTGGCGGCCATGGCCGTGGCCTCGACCAAGGCGCTCCTGGTGATCTTTTTCTTCATGCATCTCAAATACGAGAACCGGATGCTCGGGGCCTTCGTGCTGCTGGTCTTTGTCATACTGGCCATCTTCATTGGCTTCACCTTTTTCGACGTGGCGATGCGGCCGGAGGCAGGCGCATGATTCCGCCCATCACTCAGGTCGCGGCCCAGGTCGATCAGGTTTTCCTGCTGATTTTCGGCGTTTCGGCCGCCATTTTGATCTTCATCACGGTGCTCATGGTCTGGTTCGTCATCCGCTATCATCACACCCGGCATCCCAAGGCGGCGGACATTCGCGGCAACGTCCTGGCAGAGGTCATCTGGACGGTCATCCCGAGCATTCTGGTCATGGGCATGTTCTATTACGGCTGGGCCAGCTTCAAGGCGCTGCGTTCCGTCCCCGCCGACGCCATGCGCGTGCAGGTCACGGCGCGCATGTGGTCCTGGGTGTTCGAATACGAGAACGGCAAGCGTGCCAGCACCCTCTATGTGCCCCTGGATCGGGCCGTGCGTCTGGACATGACCTCCGTGGACGTCATCCACAGCTTCTTCGTACCCGCTTTCCGCATCAAGATGGACACCGTTCCCGGCATGCAGACCCATGCCTGGTTCCAGGCCCAGCGTGAGGGCAGCTACGATATCCTGTGCGCCGAATACTGTGGTCTCAGGCATGCCAACATGCTCTCCACCGTCGAGGTCATGGACCCTGACGATTTTCGGACCTGGTACGAGAGTTCGGCAGCAGGGGACGAGGCCGCCATAGGGCTTCTGGAGTCCTACGGCTGCACGGCTTGTCACTCCCTGGACGGATCGGAGGAAATGGGGCCGACGCTGCTTAATATCTATGGGGCGCAACGACGGGTCGTCGACGCAAACGGCACGCGGGAAGCCTTCGTGGACGAAGCCTACCTGCGCCGCGCCATCGTCGAGCCGGACGCGGAACTGGTGGAGGGCTTCGAGGGTATGCCTGCCTACAAGGAGGAGATGCCGGAACAGGATCTGGATGCCATCATCAAATATCTGACGGGCGGGGCCAAACGCGATCTGGATCGGGGGCGACAGCTGATGGAGGCCGAAGGTTGCCTGAGCTGTCATTCCACGGACGGTTCGGAGATAGCCGGGCCGACGTTCAAGAACATCGTCGGCCGCGAGGTGGAAATGGCCGACGGTTCGCGGATGGCGGCCAATGATGAGTACCTGGTTGAAGCCATTCTTGATCCGGAGAAATTCATTGTCGTCGGGTATGATCCCATCATGCCCTCCTACGAACACCTTACCGAAGACGAGCTGCAGGCCATGGTCGACTACATGCACTCCTTGAGCGAAAACAATGATTAGGGACATTTCGGCACTGATTCGGCCGGGTATCTCTCTGGCTGTCGGGCTTTCGTCTGTGGCCGGATACGCCATGTCCGCCGGGGATATGTCCGGCGGCGGAGCGCTTTTTGCCGGGACCTTTGCCTTGAGCGCTGCCGTTTCGGTTCTGAACCAGATTCAGGAGCGCGGCCGCGATGCGCGCATGGAGCGGACCAGGAGGCGTCCGCTGGCCGACGGGAGAATGAGCGCGGGGCAGGGGGGGCTTATGTTCGCCTCCCTGCTGGTGATGTCGGTCATGTTTCTATGGCCTCTTCTTTCCTGGCTTGTCCTGCCTGTCCTGCTGGCGGTACTGGGCCTGTACAATGGCCTCTACACACTGCTCAAGCCTGTCACGGGCTGGGCCATGATTCCCGGAGCGGCCTGCGGCGCGCTGCCTTTCTGGATAGGTTGGATATCCGGAGGGGGCGGGGTGTCCGCCATCGAGCCTGTCTATTTCTTCGCGCTTTATTTCGTTTGGCAGATGCCTCACTTCTGGATGCTGGCCGAGGCCAACGCCAAGGATTACGCCGCCGCAGGCTTCCCGGTTCCGGCCAACAGTTTTTCCGGCTTCTCACGGCAGGCCATTCCCAGAATCTGGGCCCTGGGCCTGGCCATGCTCGGCGGCATGGCTCCGCTGTTCGGCCTCACTTCAGGACCCGGCCAAGCCTATGCCTTGGCCACTGCCTGTCCCGCTTACGCCCTTTTGGCCGTTTTCGCGCGGGCCAGGGTGCTGCGCTTTGCGTCGGATGGATTTCTGGCGGGCGTGGTGCTTATGATCGTGGCTGAACGACTGGCCCGGTAAAGACGAAAACAGGCCGCTTCCAATGACTCAATGTCTCTCGCCCATCCCCGTGTCGGACGTTGGCGAGGCGATGTCCCGGACTCCGGTCTGAAACGCCAGAAGCCACGCCGGTTTCCCCGCGTGGCTTCTGGTGTGAGTCAATCCGGTAATCAGCAGGCGTGCTGCAGATTGGCGGCGGGGGCGAAGCGCCATTTGTGCAGGCATGAGGTGCCGCAGGAGTTGGAGCATTCGCATTCATCGCCGATCACGACCACGGGCACGGAGCTTTGCTTGCTGACCGTGTCCGTCAGGGATCCGAGAATCTTGCTCGCGGAGGCATTTCCCTTGGTGCCCATGATGATCATGTCGCAGTCATGATCGTGGGCGGCCTTGACGATTGCGTCGGATGTCGCGCCCTGCTCGACCACGATTTCGAACTCCACACCGGCTTCTCTGCATCCATCAACGAAGATGGCAAAAATCTTGCCCATTTCTTCCAGATTCTTGCGGATGATTTTTTCGCGGCCATCAGGACTGATGCGTCCGCTGATCAGACCGTGGGAGTGAAACAGGACAACCTTTGCTCCGCACTGTTTGGCCAGCGCGATGGCGTAACGTTTGGCGCGGCGGCTCGCCTCGCTGTTGTTTACCGGAACCAGAAAAGTTTTGAAGCCTGGCAATTTCATATGAATTTTCTCCCGAGGAATTATTGAGTTGGTTAATCAATCAGTTTGTGCCATGTGTCACAAGAGAGCGTCAAGAAAATTTTTATGCAGTTTTGAAATCCCTGTCAGCACAGATGGTTGGAGGGTTGGGCTTCCTTCCGGGGAGTATTCGCTGAGCCGTGCCGAGCTGGTTTCGAAACGGTCATCTTGGACTATGGAAATGCAACAGCTTCGAGTGTGAAGTATCGACTATGGATATGCGCAACATGCTGCAGAATTAAGCAAGTGCGCTTGCCATTGCCGCGCGATGGGCCTAAATAAGGATCGTTTTACAATCAACCGATATTTCACTTCAGGAGGTGTATTGTGGAAAAAATTCTGATCGTGGGGTGCAAGAACACCATGGATGACGTTTGCATCGGCTGTTCACGCTGTCTGGTGGCCTTCAACAGAAGACAGGGGATCTTTGAGATTTACGAGGGCACCGATGCCGAGATCGTCGGCATGGTCGGCTGCGGCGGATGTCCGGCACCGGCCATAGTGACCCGGCTCATGCAGGTCAAGCTCTGGAACGCACCCATGAACGAAAAACCCACCGTGATCCACATCGCGCCCTGCATTGCCGAGCAGTGTCCCCACAAGGAAGACATCATCAAGAAAATCACGGCCAAGGCCGGTATTCGCGTCATCGAAGGCACGCATCCCTATGTTCCGAAGGATATTTTCGCCTGAAGCCGAAAAAAGGCCGCAGACGCATGAGCGTTACGAGTTTTCTTGAACCTTCGAGGCTCATTGATTTTTTAGAATATACGTGTTTCTGACTATGTCAAAAGAGATGTGATTATAGATAGTTAAGCCTTTATTTACCGAAAGTCGTCAGGAAAGACCTGGCTGCCTTGAAAACACTGCTGCGCATGACCGTTCCTTCATCGAGACGGTCATGCGCTTTTTATGACCTTGTCGGTTTTTGTGTCGTTAGCTGAAATAAATTTTTCGCATCGGCAGAAGTTCCGTCCAATCATGCGCGCCTCTGGTCACTTTGTGACTGGAGGTTTTTTTGTGGCTAAAAATCGATCCTGATGGGTCTTGTAAGCATATATACTTAATTATTTTAAATTTTTTTAACTACTATAAGAATATCATGCAAATTCAGTTGCAGATAAAACATTGGAATAACTTTCAAGCAATGGAGTTTTGAAGTGATATATCGAGTTACTATTATTTTATGTGTTATCATGTCATTGTCTTCATATTCGAATGCAGATAATTCAAATAATAGCGAATCAAATTCGTGGGTTATTTATCTTGCTTTAGATCCGGATAGCGCAAACAGGATAGCATTGATGAATCATGTTGATATAGATTTAAAACAATACCAATATCCTCTTTATGTTGGCTATGTATATTCTCCGGATTATAAAATTGTATATTATAGATCATTCACTCCACTTGTTGATAAAGTATTAAAAAGGTGGTGTGAATATGCATCTAAAGGAGGGTTTAACATTCCAGGGTATGGAAATTATGACAATGGAGATAAAGACTATATTTATGCTGCAAGTATAAATTTGCAACAGTTTGAAGGGTTTGTCGTAATCATGCGAGGTATCGGTGTTGAACCGGACGATGAATGGCGACCGGTGTTTCAG containing:
- a CDS encoding sigma-54-dependent Fis family transcriptional regulator, which translates into the protein MANILIIDDDHDFSRSFQRIIERMGHPCQIAQSIRDAFDQLGSMNCDLIFLDVNLPDGNGLAHIKQFQSFPSLPEVVILTGDGDSDGATLAIANGAWDYVGKPISLNNIMLILQRTIAYRASKEQSRGPRKVKRSAIIGESPAIMGCLEVMGKAAGSKANVIITGETGTGKELFARGIHENGATPGKLVVIDCTNLSAQLAESTLFGHTKGSFTSAHEARDGLFKLANNGTVFLDEIGELSLELQKSLLRVLQEHKFRPIGSEKEVSSNFRVIAATNRDLRLMVEQGLFRNDLYYRLNGHQIEIPPLRSRKEDILLLAEYYTEKTCRESGITAKTLTPEFLNALHAYLWPGNVREFVNTMAVAIDNCQDEPSLYSHHLPVDVRISIAKNSFRQNPDKEQPTLLEPGRIHGAIPLPFSPGDDLPPLREVREIVVGQLENTYMRQLLGLCGNDVPTACERSGLSRARLYELLKKHAIRLK
- a CDS encoding cytochrome c class I, whose amino-acid sequence is MSSSGPRFVQLIERTLEHLEDAMKYVMGCLLAGLLFASVAVASDDLGAERYAKMCKSCHGADGTNTAMSPPLKGISVEEAKTALVGYREQTYGGKKKAMMERLAKSLTDEDIEALANHIGTF
- a CDS encoding SCO family protein — encoded protein: MQASLSDLEGLVFEARMRLAFLVFLFLAWPVVAFSQSSLHKAQDAAAAVTGHDHSTMKQAEEALHAGHGDAAAPKMEPLAQDPAMDEDPAQATHSGQTQPEAMPVDHSGHMTPASPAGQPDPASASESTHVQPEPEHVHPAPVAEPSVGVTERLGEFIAAETRFLDEDGKAVTMGEIVDKPTIVVPIYFSCPNVCAIIQSSLTAVLPDVKLAPGEDFQVVSVSFDDTDTPELATRQKRNYMAAMDFKYPENGWRFLTGDEANIRALMDSLGFGFRREGKDFMHPVVIMAVSPKGKIVRYLYGTKPLSFDLTMAATEAGKEQIGLSVKRVLAYCFSYDPEGKRYAFNFMKITGTGILFILAVLLVSLMLAGRKKRTPRN
- the ctaD gene encoding cytochrome c oxidase subunit I translates to MHSPGETVPFLDPYPGRSGILSWIFSTDHKRIGMLYLWSILSMFAVGAVLGVLMRLELIAPGRDIMDAQTYNAMFTLHGVVMIFLFVIPGIPAAFGNILLPLQIGAEDVSFPRLNIFSWWLYLTGACLAVTSLFTGGGPPDTGWTFYVPFSERTTTNVSLAVVAVFILGFSSILTGLNFITTIHRLRAPQMNWGKLPLFTWSLYATAWIQLLATPVLGITVALIFIERWLGIGLFDPSKGGDPLLYQHLFWIYSHPAVYIMIVPAMGVVSEIIPAFARKSIFGYKAIAISSLAIAFAGSLVWAHHMFTSGMSDTAVMVFSFLTFVVAIPSAIKVFNWVATLYKGSIYLEPPLMFALGFIFLFSAGGLTGLVLGSAGTDIHVHDTYFVVAHFHYVIFGGTGFGLFAAMHFWFPKIFGRMYDRRMANLSWYLLIGGFNMLYFPMFVIGLQGMPRRYYDYLPMYQTGQMVSTIGSWVLVAGLIVMFYGLSKCLSGPRTVGNNPWGAATLEWTLPSPPPHLTFLDPPDVPRGPYSYEGVQRDE
- a CDS encoding cytochrome C oxidase subunit III, with the translated sequence MSEAHKDYTGDKFGMWLFLFTEILLFGGLFLLYSVYLHRYPAEFHEGGLQLSRVFGTLNTVVLITSSLTVALAISALQQGRKTLCLWLLTATIALAGVFMVNKFFEWSAKIGHGIYPGSPEMAAGSGGANIFFGLYYVMTGAHGLHVIIGAAILGFCMLRIWQGRVTPDDFGLLENGGLYWHLVDLVWIFLFPLFYLIS
- a CDS encoding cytochrome-c oxidase gives rise to the protein MTTQKHILPFALLTRIWLALMVLTGVTVGVASFDFGYLNVLAAMAVASTKALLVIFFFMHLKYENRMLGAFVLLVFVILAIFIGFTFFDVAMRPEAGA
- the coxB gene encoding cytochrome c oxidase subunit II, whose protein sequence is MIPPITQVAAQVDQVFLLIFGVSAAILIFITVLMVWFVIRYHHTRHPKAADIRGNVLAEVIWTVIPSILVMGMFYYGWASFKALRSVPADAMRVQVTARMWSWVFEYENGKRASTLYVPLDRAVRLDMTSVDVIHSFFVPAFRIKMDTVPGMQTHAWFQAQREGSYDILCAEYCGLRHANMLSTVEVMDPDDFRTWYESSAAGDEAAIGLLESYGCTACHSLDGSEEMGPTLLNIYGAQRRVVDANGTREAFVDEAYLRRAIVEPDAELVEGFEGMPAYKEEMPEQDLDAIIKYLTGGAKRDLDRGRQLMEAEGCLSCHSTDGSEIAGPTFKNIVGREVEMADGSRMAANDEYLVEAILDPEKFIVVGYDPIMPSYEHLTEDELQAMVDYMHSLSENND
- a CDS encoding metal-binding protein — its product is MEKILIVGCKNTMDDVCIGCSRCLVAFNRRQGIFEIYEGTDAEIVGMVGCGGCPAPAIVTRLMQVKLWNAPMNEKPTVIHIAPCIAEQCPHKEDIIKKITAKAGIRVIEGTHPYVPKDIFA